A stretch of the Flavobacterium sp. 5 genome encodes the following:
- the dnaA gene encoding chromosomal replication initiator protein DnaA: protein MNKTAQSVWENCLSFIKDNIQDQAYKTWFEPIKSVELTDNALYIQVPSKFFYEWLEEHYVKLLKVALTKELGKNAKLLYKIKMENTYGNKQPFTEQLPSANRGPVKAQEVDAPFKNLNPELKNPFVIPGIRNLKIESQLNANYSFDNFLEGDSNRLARSAGMAVANKPGGTSFNPLLIFGGVGLGKTHLAHAIGVEIKDKFPEKTVLYISAEIFTQQYIDSVKKNNRNDFIHFYQLIDVLIIDDVQFLSGKSGTQDVFFHIFNYLHQNGKQVILTSDKAPVDMQDIEQRLLSRFKWGLSAELHQPDYETRISILKNILYRDGVEMPDEIIEYVARNIKSNVRELEGAIISLIAQSSFNKKEVTIELAKSVVEKFVKNVKREISIDYIQKIVSDYFQLDLETLQSKTRKRHVVQARQLAMFFAKKFTKASLANIGSQIGDRDHATVLHACKTVDNLVATDKQFKKYVEDINSKLTL from the coding sequence ATGAACAAGACTGCACAATCAGTATGGGAAAACTGTCTGTCCTTTATAAAGGACAATATTCAAGATCAAGCCTATAAAACTTGGTTTGAACCGATTAAGTCAGTTGAACTTACCGATAATGCATTATATATTCAAGTACCAAGTAAATTTTTCTACGAATGGCTAGAAGAACACTACGTAAAATTATTAAAAGTAGCTTTGACCAAAGAACTTGGAAAAAATGCAAAGTTACTGTATAAAATTAAAATGGAAAACACTTATGGCAACAAACAACCGTTTACTGAACAGTTACCAAGCGCCAATAGAGGTCCTGTAAAAGCACAAGAAGTAGACGCCCCTTTTAAAAATCTTAATCCTGAATTAAAAAATCCATTTGTAATTCCTGGTATTCGAAATTTAAAAATCGAATCTCAATTGAATGCTAACTATAGTTTTGATAATTTTTTAGAAGGTGATTCTAATAGATTAGCACGTTCAGCAGGTATGGCTGTAGCTAACAAACCTGGAGGAACTTCCTTTAACCCATTATTAATTTTTGGTGGTGTTGGATTAGGAAAGACTCACTTAGCACATGCTATTGGTGTTGAAATCAAAGATAAATTTCCTGAAAAAACAGTTTTATATATTTCTGCCGAAATCTTTACACAACAATATATTGACTCAGTAAAGAAAAACAACAGAAATGATTTCATTCATTTTTATCAATTAATCGACGTATTAATCATCGACGATGTTCAATTCCTTTCTGGAAAATCAGGAACACAAGATGTATTTTTTCATATTTTTAATTATTTACACCAAAATGGCAAACAGGTAATCTTAACTTCAGATAAGGCACCTGTTGATATGCAAGATATCGAACAACGCTTATTATCTCGTTTTAAATGGGGATTATCAGCTGAGTTACACCAACCTGATTACGAAACTAGAATTTCAATCTTAAAAAACATTTTATATCGTGATGGTGTCGAAATGCCAGACGAAATTATAGAATATGTAGCTAGAAACATCAAGTCAAATGTTCGTGAACTGGAAGGTGCTATCATATCGTTGATTGCACAATCATCTTTCAACAAAAAAGAAGTAACGATTGAACTGGCCAAAAGTGTAGTAGAAAAATTTGTAAAAAATGTAAAGAGAGAAATCTCTATCGATTATATTCAAAAAATTGTTTCCGATTATTTTCAATTAGATTTAGAAACTTTACAATCTAAAACCAGAAAAAGACATGTTGTACAAGCGAGACAGTTGGCTATGTTTTTTGCTAAAAAATTCACAAAAGCTTCATTAGCTAATATCGGTTCTCAAATAGGGGATCGTGATCACGCTACCGTACTGCATGCTTGTAAAACAGTTGATAATTTAGTTGCTACCGACAAACAATTCAAAAAGTATGTCGAGGACATCAATTCAAAATTAACACTATAA
- a CDS encoding thioesterase family protein, producing the protein MKDHQIQVRVRYSETDQMGVVYHGNYIPYFEIGRVEWLRNKGVSYKKMEESGIGLPIVNMNINYKKSAVYDELLTVHTVFKSQTSVKIEFDCAIYNEAKELLTTAQFLLVFVSLKTGKPTAPPDYILELLKSFE; encoded by the coding sequence ATGAAAGATCATCAAATTCAAGTCCGTGTCCGTTACTCTGAAACGGATCAAATGGGCGTTGTTTATCACGGGAATTACATTCCTTATTTTGAGATAGGAAGAGTCGAATGGCTTAGAAATAAAGGGGTTTCATATAAAAAGATGGAAGAAAGCGGTATTGGGCTTCCAATTGTAAATATGAATATCAATTATAAAAAATCAGCAGTTTATGATGAGTTGTTAACAGTACATACGGTTTTCAAAAGTCAGACGTCTGTGAAGATTGAATTTGATTGCGCTATTTATAATGAAGCGAAGGAGTTATTAACAACTGCTCAATTTTTGTTGGTTTTTGTGTCTCTAAAAACAGGCAAACCAACTGCGCCTCCGGATTACATTTTGGAACTATTAAAAAGTTTTGAATAA
- a CDS encoding YigZ family protein — protein MKMKDTYNTIAFPSEESLFKEKSSKFFGYAFPIESDDEVKPIIEVLKKKHPHAVHYCYAYQIGAETIQYRANDDGEPSNTAGAPIYGQIQSFGLTNVLVVVVRIYGGIKLGVGGLITAYKTSAQITLESSEIIEKTIDISFQISFDYKNMNKVMRVIKEKKLDIVNQEMEINEETNLPIGKFVIKTRKKNAEMIFDTFSSLFEIGIKKL, from the coding sequence TTGAAAATGAAAGACACTTACAATACTATTGCATTTCCCTCTGAAGAATCTTTATTTAAGGAAAAAAGCAGCAAATTCTTCGGTTATGCATTCCCTATAGAATCCGATGACGAAGTAAAACCTATAATCGAAGTCTTAAAAAAGAAACATCCACACGCTGTTCATTACTGTTATGCCTACCAAATAGGAGCAGAAACTATTCAATACAGAGCAAATGATGATGGAGAACCCAGCAACACTGCAGGTGCACCAATTTACGGCCAAATACAATCTTTTGGACTTACCAACGTTCTTGTAGTTGTGGTTCGAATTTATGGAGGCATAAAACTGGGGGTTGGCGGATTGATTACTGCTTATAAAACTTCCGCACAAATTACTTTAGAATCATCTGAAATTATCGAAAAGACAATTGACATCTCTTTTCAGATTTCATTTGATTATAAAAACATGAATAAAGTCATGCGGGTAATCAAAGAAAAAAAGTTAGACATTGTGAATCAAGAAATGGAAATAAACGAAGAAACTAATTTACCAATTGGCAAATTTGTAATAAAAACCAGAAAAAAAAATGCCGAAATGATATTCGACACTTTTAGTTCTTTGTTTGAAATTGGCATAAAAAAACTGTAA
- a CDS encoding HAD family phosphatase: MINAIIFDFGDVFINLDKQATQDGLKNLGISEWNEDLDQLNLQYEVGAITGEDFLSGIQKHTNNASIEDIREAWNSILTDFPLYRLEFLQMLSQKYRLFLLSNTDAIHIDTFEQKSGTSFYSDFYQCFEKVYFSFEIGMRKPNPDVYSFVLDQNGLQAKQTLFIDDKKENTDAAQALGLHIWNLQVGEEDVVHLFDKKII, translated from the coding sequence ATGATTAATGCTATTATTTTCGATTTTGGAGATGTGTTTATCAATTTAGACAAACAAGCAACCCAAGATGGTTTAAAAAATCTCGGCATTTCTGAGTGGAACGAAGATTTAGACCAATTGAACTTACAATATGAAGTTGGTGCCATTACAGGAGAAGATTTTTTATCTGGAATTCAAAAACATACTAACAATGCCTCTATTGAAGACATTCGTGAAGCTTGGAATTCTATACTGACAGATTTTCCATTATATCGATTAGAATTTCTTCAAATGCTTTCGCAAAAGTATCGTTTGTTTTTATTAAGCAATACCGATGCAATCCACATTGACACTTTCGAACAAAAATCCGGAACTTCATTTTACAGCGATTTTTACCAGTGTTTTGAGAAAGTGTATTTTTCTTTTGAAATTGGTATGAGAAAACCAAATCCTGATGTTTACAGTTTTGTACTAGACCAAAACGGATTACAAGCCAAACAAACATTATTTATAGATGATAAAAAAGAAAATACCGATGCAGCCCAAGCACTCGGTCTTCACATATGGAATTTACAGGTAGGAGAAGAAGATGTTGTTCATTTATTTGATAAAAAAATAATATAA
- the ribD gene encoding bifunctional diaminohydroxyphosphoribosylaminopyrimidine deaminase/5-amino-6-(5-phosphoribosylamino)uracil reductase RibD, which produces MKIHEKYMSRCIALAKNGLGTTYPNPMVGSIIVYEDKIIGEGWHKKAGEPHAEVNAVNSVIDKSLLKKATIYVSLEPCSHFGKTPPCCDLIIKNKIPNVVVGTIDPFSEVSGNGIKKLIEAGVHVTVGILEDECNELNKRFFTFHQKKKPYIILKWAQSQDGFIAPFEKSEKKPVWISNTYSRQLTHKWRTEEQAILVGTQTVIDDNPKLNARDWQGNNPIRIILDQNNRIPKESSIFDNQTKTIVFTNSENAISKENTTFERIDFKQNIARQIVDFLYRYNIQSVIIEGGLQTLQTFIDANLWDEARIFTGKTTLNKGIKAPLLSRTNSEKQLIEKDELTILRNDD; this is translated from the coding sequence GTGAAGATACATGAAAAATATATGAGCCGTTGCATCGCTCTAGCCAAAAACGGTCTTGGAACTACATATCCAAATCCTATGGTTGGAAGCATTATTGTTTATGAAGACAAAATCATAGGCGAAGGCTGGCATAAAAAAGCAGGTGAACCTCATGCTGAAGTCAATGCTGTAAATTCGGTTATAGATAAATCATTACTAAAAAAAGCGACAATCTACGTCAGTTTGGAACCTTGCAGTCATTTTGGAAAAACACCTCCTTGTTGTGATTTGATTATAAAAAATAAAATTCCAAATGTTGTTGTTGGCACTATAGATCCTTTTAGTGAAGTTTCAGGAAATGGCATTAAAAAATTAATTGAAGCCGGCGTTCATGTTACTGTTGGTATTCTGGAAGATGAATGTAACGAACTCAACAAACGCTTCTTTACTTTTCATCAAAAGAAAAAACCATACATTATATTAAAGTGGGCACAAAGTCAGGATGGCTTTATTGCTCCTTTTGAGAAAAGCGAAAAAAAACCAGTTTGGATCAGTAATACCTATTCACGACAATTAACTCACAAATGGCGAACAGAAGAACAGGCTATTTTGGTAGGAACACAAACTGTTATTGATGACAATCCAAAACTAAATGCTAGGGATTGGCAAGGAAATAACCCTATCCGAATCATATTGGATCAAAACAATCGCATTCCTAAAGAAAGTTCCATTTTTGATAATCAAACAAAAACCATTGTCTTTACCAATTCTGAAAACGCTATCTCCAAAGAAAACACTACCTTTGAAAGAATAGATTTTAAACAAAATATTGCCAGACAAATTGTTGATTTTTTATACAGATACAACATTCAATCGGTTATTATAGAAGGAGGACTTCAAACTCTACAGACCTTTATCGATGCTAATCTTTGGGATGAAGCTCGAATTTTTACAGGAAAAACAACTTTAAACAAAGGAATCAAAGCCCCTTTGTTATCAAGAACTAATTCCGAAAAACAATTAATTGAAAAGGACGAACTTACAATACTAAGAAACGATGATTAA
- a CDS encoding GNAT family N-acetyltransferase: protein MNNWIIRKIQKEDNQAVAQLIRDVFDELNIPKTGTAYEDPYLDLMFEEYSKPRSVYYVVENEGRIVGCAGVAQLINEADTFCELQKMYFLPETRGKGIGSQMMEQCLQSARDFGFEKCYLETMPFMLDAQKLYKKVGFENICSPMGSTGHTSCPVWMLKDLKI from the coding sequence ATGAATAATTGGATCATTAGAAAAATACAAAAAGAAGATAATCAGGCGGTTGCTCAATTAATAAGAGATGTTTTTGACGAATTGAATATTCCAAAAACTGGAACTGCTTATGAAGATCCTTATCTTGATTTGATGTTTGAAGAATATAGTAAACCAAGATCAGTTTATTATGTTGTAGAAAACGAGGGGCGAATTGTGGGATGCGCAGGAGTGGCACAGTTAATAAATGAAGCTGATACTTTCTGTGAATTACAAAAAATGTATTTCCTGCCAGAAACCCGTGGAAAGGGAATTGGCAGCCAAATGATGGAACAATGTTTACAAAGCGCTCGTGATTTTGGATTCGAGAAATGCTATTTGGAAACCATGCCTTTTATGTTGGATGCTCAAAAATTATATAAGAAAGTAGGTTTCGAAAACATTTGTTCACCAATGGGAAGTACAGGGCATACGAGTTGCCCAGTTTGGATGTTGAAAGATTTAAAAATTTAA
- the prmC gene encoding peptide chain release factor N(5)-glutamine methyltransferase, with protein sequence MKIKEYRTQFIAELTPIYDATEAESFFYLILEEKQQLKRIDLALQPDLVFTDEAILVWNAILKSLKLEIPVQYLLGKTSFYGLDFEVNSDVLIPRPETEELVDWIINSQKSEGENQKIKILDIGTGSGCIAISLAKNIPNAQVFALDVSEKALAKAQKNAVLNEVNITFLHQSILETVDLEQEFDIIVSNPPYVRNLEKEEIKKNVLEYEPHLALFVEDNDALIFYRKIAELAKKNLSDSGQLYFEINQYLGKEMIDLLEKMNFKNIELRKDIYENDRMVRSTK encoded by the coding sequence ATGAAAATTAAAGAATACAGAACTCAATTTATTGCAGAACTCACACCAATTTACGATGCTACGGAAGCAGAGAGTTTTTTCTATTTGATATTGGAAGAAAAACAACAATTGAAAAGAATTGATTTGGCTTTACAGCCTGATTTGGTATTTACAGATGAAGCTATTTTGGTTTGGAATGCTATTTTGAAATCATTAAAACTAGAAATCCCAGTTCAGTATTTGTTAGGGAAAACCAGCTTTTATGGATTGGATTTCGAAGTCAATTCAGATGTTTTGATTCCGAGACCGGAAACAGAGGAATTGGTTGATTGGATTATTAATAGTCAAAAGTCTGAAGGCGAAAATCAAAAGATAAAGATTCTTGATATTGGGACAGGAAGCGGTTGTATTGCTATTTCGTTGGCAAAAAATATTCCGAATGCTCAGGTTTTTGCTCTTGATGTTTCTGAAAAAGCTTTGGCAAAAGCCCAAAAAAATGCAGTCCTCAATGAGGTAAATATTACGTTTCTTCATCAAAGTATTCTGGAAACGGTAGATTTAGAGCAAGAGTTTGATATTATTGTTTCGAATCCTCCTTATGTTCGAAATCTGGAAAAAGAGGAAATCAAGAAGAATGTTTTGGAGTATGAACCACATTTAGCACTATTTGTCGAAGATAATGATGCATTGATATTCTATCGAAAAATAGCCGAATTGGCAAAGAAGAATCTCTCAGATTCAGGGCAATTGTACTTTGAGATCAATCAATATTTAGGAAAAGAAATGATTGATTTATTGGAGAAAATGAATTTTAAAAATATCGAACTTCGTAAAGATATTTACGAAAATGATAGAATGGTTCGAAGCACGAAATAA
- a CDS encoding ABC transporter permease — MMPKLFKENIRIAFGSIRTQLLRTTLTVLIIAIGITALVAILTIVAALGNTLSSDFASMGANTFNINQYENTSRRRGGGEREIINPIISYPQALAFKNKYNYPMTETSLSFTATTTAEVKYEATKTDPEISVLGVDEHFLTNSGLETDAGRNFTNFDISNNAYVCVIGSDFKKGLLKDVNPLGKTISVRGAKFKVIGVLKEKGSTFGNSQDLRLLIPIQVARSLFTAPNINYSVSVMVGKKELLSPATDYAISAMRGIRKLSPVKDNNFGVVRSDDLINKIMSISEYLNMAAWLIGIITIFGSSIALMNIMIVSVTERTREIGVRKALGAKKTTIAFQFFIETLLIGQIGGLVGIIFGILIGFGISSLMNFAFVVPWGAIIAAFATSFIVAVVSGLYPSIKSANLDPIEALRYE, encoded by the coding sequence ATGATGCCAAAACTATTTAAAGAAAATATCCGAATTGCATTCGGTTCTATCCGAACGCAATTGCTACGAACCACATTGACAGTATTAATTATTGCCATTGGTATAACAGCACTGGTTGCAATCCTAACCATTGTAGCGGCTTTGGGGAACACATTATCATCTGATTTTGCTTCGATGGGAGCCAATACTTTTAACATAAATCAATACGAAAACACCTCTCGCCGTCGTGGTGGCGGGGAACGCGAAATTATAAATCCAATTATTTCCTATCCTCAAGCGTTGGCTTTCAAGAACAAATACAATTACCCAATGACCGAAACGTCATTATCCTTTACAGCTACAACTACTGCCGAAGTAAAATATGAAGCTACAAAAACAGATCCCGAAATTAGTGTATTAGGTGTCGATGAACATTTTTTGACCAACTCGGGACTAGAAACTGATGCGGGAAGAAATTTTACCAATTTTGATATTTCGAACAATGCTTATGTTTGTGTTATCGGATCCGATTTTAAAAAAGGACTTTTGAAAGATGTTAATCCGCTAGGCAAAACGATTTCTGTACGTGGTGCCAAATTCAAAGTTATAGGTGTGCTAAAAGAGAAAGGTTCTACCTTTGGAAACAGCCAGGATTTAAGGCTTTTAATTCCTATACAAGTAGCTCGTTCCTTATTTACTGCTCCAAACATTAACTATTCTGTGAGTGTTATGGTTGGAAAAAAAGAGTTATTAAGCCCTGCAACCGACTACGCTATTAGTGCCATGCGTGGGATTCGAAAATTAAGCCCCGTAAAAGACAATAATTTTGGTGTTGTACGAAGCGATGATTTGATTAATAAAATAATGAGTATCTCCGAATATTTAAATATGGCAGCATGGCTTATCGGGATTATCACCATTTTTGGATCATCGATCGCTTTGATGAATATTATGATTGTTTCGGTAACCGAACGTACTCGAGAAATTGGAGTTCGAAAAGCATTGGGCGCCAAAAAAACGACTATTGCTTTTCAGTTTTTTATCGAAACATTATTGATTGGTCAAATTGGTGGTTTGGTAGGGATTATTTTTGGAATTTTAATTGGCTTTGGAATTTCGAGCTTAATGAACTTTGCCTTTGTAGTTCCTTGGGGAGCTATTATTGCTGCCTTTGCAACCAGTTTTATTGTAGCAGTTGTATCTGGATTGTACCCTTCTATAAAATCGGCAAATTTGGATCCGATTGAGGCTTTACGATATGAATAG
- the hisS gene encoding histidine--tRNA ligase — translation MASKPSIPKGTRDFSPAEVAKRQYIMQIIKSNFEKFGFQPIETPSFENSETLMGKYGEEGDRLIFKILNSGDFLAKANETHLEAKDSTRLTSSISEKALRYDLTVPFARYVVQHQNEIEFPFKRYQIQPVWRADRPQKGRFREFFQCDADVVGSKSLWQEVELVQLYDSVFTALGLQGATVKINNRKILSGIAEVIGASDKLIDFTVALDKLDKIGEDGVKKEMIEKGISEEAIVKVQPLFNFTGTITEKIEKLSVLLSSSEEGMKGVEELRFICDNVLNLGLSTANLDLDVTLARGLNYYTGAIFEVAAPKTVSMGSIGGGGRYDDLTGIFGLKNMSGVGISFGLDRIYLVIEELGLFPEAVTSTSKALFINYGEKEAFYSMKAIKELRAAGIKVELYPDNAKVSKQFQHADKRFIPYAVIVGEEEMNDNQFSLKDLVSGEQKKVSLEELATILK, via the coding sequence ATGGCATCAAAACCAAGTATTCCAAAAGGAACTAGAGATTTTTCACCTGCTGAGGTGGCAAAAAGACAATACATTATGCAAATCATCAAAAGCAATTTTGAGAAATTTGGATTCCAACCTATAGAAACTCCTTCATTTGAAAACTCCGAAACCTTAATGGGGAAATACGGAGAAGAAGGCGACCGATTGATTTTTAAGATATTGAATTCGGGCGATTTTTTGGCAAAAGCAAATGAAACCCATTTAGAAGCCAAAGACAGTACACGATTAACATCAAGTATTTCCGAAAAAGCATTGCGTTATGATTTGACCGTTCCGTTTGCGCGTTATGTGGTACAACATCAAAACGAAATTGAATTTCCGTTCAAGAGATATCAAATTCAGCCAGTTTGGCGTGCCGACCGTCCTCAGAAAGGGCGTTTCAGAGAATTTTTTCAATGTGATGCCGATGTGGTGGGTTCTAAATCGTTGTGGCAAGAAGTAGAGTTGGTGCAATTGTACGATTCTGTTTTTACGGCTTTGGGTTTACAAGGTGCAACTGTGAAAATTAATAACAGAAAAATACTTTCGGGAATTGCCGAGGTTATTGGTGCATCGGATAAGTTGATTGATTTTACAGTAGCCTTAGACAAACTTGATAAAATTGGCGAGGATGGTGTGAAAAAAGAAATGATTGAAAAAGGAATTTCGGAAGAAGCTATTGTTAAAGTTCAGCCGTTGTTTAATTTCACAGGAACAATTACGGAGAAAATCGAAAAGCTTTCTGTTTTATTATCTTCTTCAGAGGAAGGTATGAAAGGAGTAGAGGAACTTCGTTTTATTTGTGACAATGTTTTGAATTTAGGATTGTCTACAGCCAATTTAGATTTGGATGTAACCTTAGCAAGAGGTCTGAATTATTATACAGGAGCAATTTTTGAAGTGGCTGCACCAAAAACCGTATCTATGGGTTCTATAGGTGGCGGTGGTCGTTATGATGATTTGACTGGTATTTTTGGATTAAAAAATATGAGTGGAGTAGGAATCTCTTTCGGACTTGATCGAATTTATTTGGTTATCGAAGAGTTAGGTTTGTTTCCAGAAGCAGTAACTTCTACTTCCAAAGCATTATTTATTAATTATGGTGAAAAAGAAGCTTTCTATTCGATGAAAGCCATTAAGGAATTACGTGCTGCCGGAATAAAAGTAGAATTGTATCCTGATAATGCCAAAGTATCCAAACAGTTTCAGCATGCTGATAAACGATTTATTCCTTATGCGGTTATTGTAGGCGAAGAAGAGATGAATGATAATCAATTTAGCTTAAAAGACTTGGTATCTGGAGAGCAGAAAAAAGTAAGTTTGGAAGAGCTTGCAACGATCTTGAAATAA
- a CDS encoding IS4 family transposase: MANFKDHKVSVKELLGFIPEALLSHLSTSTKVDHYSKVLHGKKVFYLLLYSIMDNEKLSQRTLEDTFNYSGFKSIFNLDESETIRRSSISERLSKIDASYFKEIFECMYDRFSESYNQLERGKYNLIRVDSTIVAEAAGKLKEGIDQKSGKKLIKYSVSFDGILPSGVEIFNAQRYSAEDNALPEAILNQVKKDTEHSNIYIIDRGIQSTRTMKDFDKKNIKFVIRSKENRKHQEIRSLILENQDLDIGENILIQDSIVNLYTGVPIKNKRGNTHHRQEKVDNQFRLVVVKNKQNPEKVFWFITNDFQLTAKEVADYYRKRWDIEVFFRFIKQELNFSHLVSLSKNGIEVMVYMTLIVAMLILIYKKANNIGYKTAKRRFVLELRELITAIMITLAGGDPSKVFKT; the protein is encoded by the coding sequence ATGGCAAATTTTAAAGACCACAAAGTATCCGTTAAAGAGTTATTAGGCTTCATTCCAGAGGCTCTCTTATCCCATCTTTCCACCAGTACTAAAGTAGATCATTATTCAAAAGTTCTTCATGGCAAAAAAGTATTTTATCTGCTTTTATATTCTATAATGGATAACGAAAAGCTCAGCCAACGAACATTGGAAGACACCTTTAACTATTCAGGTTTTAAATCTATATTTAACTTGGATGAATCAGAAACTATCCGAAGAAGTTCAATTTCAGAGAGACTCTCGAAGATTGATGCGAGTTATTTCAAAGAAATTTTTGAATGTATGTATGATCGTTTTTCTGAGAGTTACAATCAGTTAGAAAGAGGCAAGTATAATTTAATTCGGGTAGATAGTACCATTGTTGCAGAAGCTGCTGGAAAACTCAAAGAAGGTATTGATCAAAAAAGCGGTAAAAAACTTATAAAATATAGTGTTTCCTTTGACGGAATTCTTCCTTCTGGTGTTGAGATATTTAATGCTCAAAGATATTCAGCAGAAGATAATGCTCTTCCCGAAGCTATTTTAAATCAAGTAAAAAAAGATACTGAACATAGCAATATTTACATTATCGACAGAGGTATTCAATCCACCCGAACTATGAAAGACTTTGATAAAAAGAATATCAAATTTGTTATCAGGTCTAAGGAAAACCGAAAACATCAAGAAATACGGTCTTTGATTCTGGAAAATCAGGATTTAGATATTGGAGAAAATATCTTAATTCAAGACAGTATTGTCAACCTTTACACAGGTGTTCCAATAAAAAACAAGCGAGGGAACACACATCATCGCCAAGAAAAAGTCGATAATCAATTCAGGCTAGTGGTTGTGAAAAACAAACAAAATCCCGAAAAAGTTTTTTGGTTTATTACTAATGATTTTCAACTTACTGCTAAAGAAGTTGCTGATTATTACAGGAAAAGATGGGATATTGAAGTTTTTTTTAGATTTATCAAACAAGAACTCAATTTTAGTCATCTTGTTTCACTCAGCAAAAATGGAATAGAAGTAATGGTTTATATGACTTTAATTGTAGCAATGCTTATCCTTATATATAAAAAAGCAAATAATATTGGTTATAAAACCGCTAAAAGAAGATTTGTTTTGGAACTTAGAGAACTTATTACTGCAATAATGATAACGTTGGCAGGTGGAGATCCTTCAAAAGTCTTTAAAACATAA
- a CDS encoding prolyl oligopeptidase family serine peptidase, whose amino-acid sequence MRLSPLFYLIILCTITTAQAQLKTITDQTDYPFWINLPKQEVLDNKAPVILFLHGKSLSGTNLNRVKRYGVIRAIERGKEIPAIVIAPQVAHGAWNPDKLLQLLEYVQNHYNTDLSKVYVCGMSLGGYGTFDFAGKYPDKITAAVAICGGGNIKDAYNLAKIPLWVIHGNKDYIVPLSESKKMVKAIQTCDPDANVTFTIVKGGNHGSVEHYFREDKIYQWMFNQSKLIP is encoded by the coding sequence ATGCGTCTTTCCCCTCTATTCTACCTAATTATTCTTTGCACAATTACTACAGCGCAAGCACAATTAAAAACCATAACCGATCAAACCGATTATCCTTTCTGGATTAATTTACCCAAGCAAGAAGTATTGGACAACAAAGCTCCAGTCATCTTATTTCTACACGGAAAAAGTCTGTCTGGAACCAATTTGAACAGAGTAAAGCGATACGGTGTAATTCGGGCAATCGAAAGAGGAAAAGAAATCCCGGCGATCGTCATAGCACCCCAAGTCGCTCATGGCGCTTGGAATCCAGACAAACTTTTACAGCTTTTAGAATATGTACAAAACCATTACAACACAGATTTATCCAAAGTATATGTATGCGGAATGAGTCTAGGAGGTTACGGAACTTTTGATTTTGCTGGTAAATATCCCGACAAAATAACCGCAGCAGTTGCTATTTGCGGAGGCGGAAACATAAAAGATGCCTACAATCTGGCCAAGATTCCGTTGTGGGTTATTCACGGAAACAAAGATTATATTGTTCCGCTTTCGGAATCCAAAAAAATGGTCAAAGCCATCCAAACCTGTGATCCTGATGCCAATGTTACTTTTACTATTGTAAAAGGTGGAAATCATGGTAGTGTAGAACATTACTTCCGAGAAGACAAAATCTACCAATGGATGTTCAATCAATCTAAACTTATCCCATAA